Within Desulfofalx alkaliphila DSM 12257, the genomic segment TGCTTTCCGGCTGTGCCGGTTCCGGTGCTGTACCTGTGTCTTCATCCTTTACCGGATTATCCCCTTCTTCGGTTTCCTCTTCCGGTTTGTTCGTTTCACCCACAGGTTCCGCATCACTGCCCTGCACCTCTTGCTCAGTGTTCACATCCTTATTCTCGTCCTTTCGCTCTTCCTGCTTTTGGGCCGGGGGCGGTGTCGGTTTGGTGTTCTGCACAATGGTGGTACCTTGAATTACATCTAAGGTTTTACCTTCAAACAGGGCCATTACAGCCTGGTGAGCATCTTCCGGCTCCACAAACCAATAACTGATGCCGTCTATATCCGCAAAACGCCCGGGCAGTGTTTGGGTAACTATTTCAGCACTGCCAAAGTTGGCAGCTGCCTTAGCCAGTCTTATCATTTGACTTACACCAAGGTTAGTCTCCACGGCATCGTTAATGGCCGGCACCAACCTGTGTATCTTGGTGACAGTGCTGGGCTGCAGCATCTGCTGGGCAAGGGCCTTTAAAAACCGCTGCTGCTGTTCTGCCCGTTCAATGTCACCGTTTGGGTAATTGCGGAAGCGCACCAGCTGCAGGGCCTTGTCTCCATCCAGTACCTGCTGGCCCTCTTTGAGTTCGATGCGGGTTCCATCCACGGGGTCATAATATCTCATATCCCGGTCTACGTAATAATCTACGCCGCCAATGGCATCCACTATACCCTTAAAGCCGTTGAAGTTAGTTAATACATAATAGTCTATATCGACCCCCAAGAGCTTAGATACCGCTTCACTGGCCAGTTCCGGCCCGCCAAATACGTTGGCTGCGTTAATTTTATCATTGCCGTAGCCGGGTATCTGTACCCTGGTATCTCTGGGTATTGACAGCATGGACATTTGGTTGGACTCTTTATCTATGCTGACAAAGATAATCGAGTCGGTGCGGGCCACAGCTTCACCGTCCCGGGCATCCATACCCAACAGCAGGAAGTTTAGCCGCTCATTTAAGATGTCCTTATCGTCTTTTTCATCGTCATTAACTACACTGGTGGGATGTTTGGGGAAGAAAAATTCCGTTGCCACTGCGTAACCGACAAAAAAGACCCCTACCATCAGTAAGGAAAATATTATTAAAGGAAGTTTTTTCTTAATCCTAATTTTTTTCGCCACTTTTACACCCCTTTCTCGCGGTGCCTAATAAGACTATTTTATCGCAGGTTAGTTAATAATTCAACCACAAGCTAAGGCTCCTTATGTATAGGACGGGGCAAGCACCAAAAAGGTTCTCAATTTTTTTGTTTTTATGCCTTCCACACATACCTTTTTATAACCAGGGCTGCAAACTTAGGCAGCACCAACTGCCGCCTAAATCGGGACGGTTCCTTTACCAGCCGGTACAGCCATTCTATTTTCATCCTTTGGGCCCACAGGGGTGCCCGCTCTTTACGGCCGGATATCACATCAAAACTGCCGCCCACCCCCATGGCCACCGGCACACCCATCTTTGGCTGGTGCCTGGCAATCCACTCCTCCTGCCGGGGCATGCCCAGGGCCACAAAAAGCAGGTGGGGTTTTGCCTCACAGATTAAATCCACAATCCGCCGGCTTTCGCCGTCGGTAAAGTAGCCGTGGTGGGTGCCGACTATGTCCAGGCCGGGAAACTGCTCCTTTAGTTTCTCTCCGGCCTCTTGGGCCACCCCCGGGGATGCCCCCAATAAAAAGACCCGCCAGCCCTCATAATCTCCCCGGGCACACAGGCGCAGCATTAAGTCAATGCCGGTAACCCGCTCGGGCACCGGTGTGCCGGCCATTTTGGCAGCCCAAACAATGCCGGTGCCGTCGGCGGTAACCAAGTCCACCCGGTTGACCAAATCAAGCAAGTCCTGCCGTCCTTGGGCCCGGTACAAATATTCCGGGTTTAATGTAATCACCTGGTGGGGCCGGCCGCTCTTGACAAACCCAGCCAACTTATCCACCGTTTCATTCATATTTAAGGCATCAATGTAGGCGCCCAGCAGCTCAATTCGCAATGTCAAATCCCTCCATGGCTCACAGCATCAAAGTCATAAATTACATCCAGTTACTTTACTTTTTTAATATTACCACTCTTTTACTGCCCTTACAAATCTCTTGCGGCCACCTGACACAAAAAAGGCGGACAGAGTCCGCCACTAGAAATTAAACATCTTTATTACTGAAGCCTCCGGCGGTTCTTCTTGGTCTTCCACCAGGCTGAAAATTTCTTCCTCTTCCGCCCCCATAATTGCCACCTCAACCGGCCGGTCGGGCTTATACTTTCGCAGTTCAATTAAGTTTTCATTGGTTAAATCAATATCCCCCAGCGTTACCTTAATACACTGCTCACCGCTGCCGGCCATTATTTTATTGTAGATTTCTATTTTTTTAATGCAGGCCTTAAATTTTGCACCCATTGGACCTTCCCCCCTTTACCTATAGCCCCCAAAAGGGCAAATTCGTACTACCCTTTACCGCCTAACCTCTCCACCTTGCCAAGTGGCCAAGCCGCACATCCACATGGGTAAAACTGCTGTACCTGCCCACCCCAGGAAAGCCCAGGCCTTCGGCAGCCGACGCCACCTTTTCCGGTGCAGTGCCCTGCACCCTTATGTCGGCGGCATTGCCCAGCACATGTTCACTGCCGGTGGCCCCGCCCACCCGGCGGTTGTGCTGTGGGCAGCGATAGCCCGATGTAATTACCACCGGATAATTGCCCAAGCCGGACCGCAGCCGCTCTAACAGGTGCACCAGGCGGATATTTATCTTTAACCTTCCGCAGCAGGGGCAGGCAAACTCCCCCTCTTTAAAGTTGGCGGTAAGCCTTCTCTTCTGTACCGCCGGGCCGCCGCCCAGCAGCTGCAGGGCCCGCCGGCTTTCTTCCCCCACAATGCCGTCCATGGATAAACCGCAGTAACCCTGTAGAGCCAGCACGGCATCTTTGGTCAGCGGGCCAAAGATGCCATCCGCCGGCCCGGGCTTAAAGCCTGCCGCCGCCAGCTGCCTTTGCAGTTCTACCACTTCACTGCCTTTACTTCCCATTTGCAGCACACTACCACTTCCCGTCAACTATCTTCTTTAAATGTTCCACATCTATATCAGACTGCCTGGCTACCACCATGGTTAGCAAAGTCACCGACCGCTGCAGATCCCTTATGACCGGCTCCATTCTCACCAAGAGGTAGCCGGCAATTACCATGGGAAAGCCGTAGTTGCCAATGGCTTGCAGTAGTTCTTCCATGATATATCACCTCTTTACCTATTGCCTTCGGGAAGGGTAATTTCGTAGCCCAAATCTTGGCCGCCCAGGGCAAATAAAAAGAAAGCTTGGGAACAACCCCAGCTTTCTCTTTTCGCAGCTAATTTTTTATTTTTCTTCATCCTCTTCTACTTCTTCGTCTTCGTCTTCTTCTTCATCTTCCTCTTCTTCATCTTCTTCGTCGTCTAATGCTTCTTCATCATCCAGTTCCTCATCATCTAACTCTTCTTCTTCATCTAATTCTTCTTCATCTAGTTCTTCTTCATCTTCAATGTCAATGATGTCAATGCGTTTTTCATTAGCAATCCAATTAACTTCTTTACCTAGGCTTTCGGCAACAAAGCGCAAGGGCACATAGGTGCTGCCGTCAATTAATTGGGCCGGTACATCTAACTTCATCTCTTTGCCGTCAACTTTGGCAACCGGGTTGTCTATTTGCAGCCAAATATCACCGGAAGTAATGGACTTATTTTCAGCATTCCAATTAACTTCCTGATCCAGCGCTTCAAAAACAACCCTTAAAGGCAGAAGGGTTCTGCCGTCCTTAACAATAGCAGGTTTTTCTGTAACTAATTGGTCTCCGTTAATATAGATGGACGGTGACGCTGCCATGGCTAGGCTGGTACTGAAGAAGAAAATACATAAAGTTAAAAGTGTGATTAGTCTCTTTTTCATCTCTTACCTTTTCCCCCTCTTATAATTTTTATAAAATTAACTTGCTATTCTGTACTAATGCTGTTTTTGACAACCCCCTTCCTATTGGTTTACTAAAAACTAGTTTGACGTTTTATGTAAAAATCCTTCCAGAACATAGATAAATCCCAGACAGGAGATAATATTTATGGAATTTTGCAAATATTTTTCGATTTAGGGGGGTTGGTCGTGGGGCTCTTCCTGCACTATAGGGAAATTCAAGCACAGTCGGAGGCTGATAGGCTGCTGCGGGAATACTGGTTGAAAGAGACCTTTCTTCACTGGGAATGGTGGCTTATGCTGGCCCTTACTATAATCCCTTGGATTATCTGGTGGAAAATTGTAGATCGCAAACGCCTATTTGAAATACTTACCTATGGCTTTTTTGTTATGATGATATCCATAATTCTTGATGCAGTGGGTGTAGAGTTTGACCTATGGGACTACAGGCACCGGATAGTGCCTTTTTTTGATGTTTTTGTCACCTACGACATGGCTGTGATGCCGGTTATATATATGGTGATTTACCAGTTTTTTAATGGCTGGAAATCATTCATAATTGCCAGTATTCTTGTTTCAGCGGTTTTTGCCTTTATCTCTGAACCATTACTGGTATGGATGGATCTTTATCTGCTCATAAATTGGAGTTATTTTTATTCTTTTCCCATCTACTTTGCCATTGCCCTTGCCTTTAAATATGTAATGATAAAGCTTATAAAGATTTCTGCCAGGGGCCTTTGACATTTCTGAATATAGCTAATAGGGGTGGGGCAAATATCCCCACCCCGGTTAACTACTGCAAAATGTTTAAATCAGTTACTTCACGGGTTACAATTCTAGCTGCCACAATACCCACCAGACTGCCGCCGCTGCTGGTAAACACATCCTTTTCCACAATTGCTTCCATGGCATCCCTCACTTGCTGCTCGTCAAGAGCAGGCTGGGGATCTGCCACACGCAGTGTTACCCTGCTGCCACCGGCATTGACAAAGATCATCTCCAAAGTAGCACCCATTGGACCTTCCTCCTATCCTATAAATTTTGTCCTTTTACTGTTCAATCAACTGGTTGGCATCAATTCGTTCTATGGCATTTAGCGTAAAGGTCTGCAAACCTGCCAGCAGCTCGGCCACCTCATAGACCTTTTGATCCTCGGCATCCATTTTTATGTTTCGGTAGGACCGGTTTACAAAAACCGGATTGCCCTGATGGTCAGTGCCGGTTTGCAGCTTTAAACGCAGTGTAGAGTCAGTAATATTTCTGATAACAGCCATCTTATCTCCCCCTTTCACCCTATAGCCTTTTTATTGGTTATAATCGTAGCCCCATTAATATTTTTATCTGGCAGGGGCTCAATTCATTGAGCCCTTGAAGAGCCTCAATTTATTCCTGATCTTTCTTAGTCTGGCCCGGATAGCACCCTCGGTAACCCCCTCCTCCCTGGCAATCTGGGTATTACTTTTACCCTCAATAAACTTTTTATAAATTAATTCTCGCTGCCGGGCTTGCAATAATTTCATTGCCTCCCGCAGCTCCACACCTAAAATCACATTCTCTTCAAAATCACCGCTTGAAGGCTGCATATGAAGTAAGGCATCTTGCTTTTCCTGCCCTTTGGCATAGGCCCTGTGCTTTTCAATCTGCACCTCGTTATTATTGCCCTCTGCCCTAAGCATTTCATACATCACCGCATCAATCTCCGGACTTAGTTCGCTTCTGGCTATTACCGACTTACTGCCGTCAGCAAAGCAATAGACATATTCACTGAAATCGTCCTTCCTTGGGGTGCGGGTGGGAAAGCAGCCCACCCTTTTCATTTTTTTATTAGTTCTAATCATTTAACATCTCTCCTTAGAAAATCTGGGCTTGTCCTGGGAGAAAAGAAAAAAAGCCGAACAGCAGCTAAAATTAATTAGCTCTGTCCGGCCCTTTGGTAGTTCACAGCGACTCCACCGCTCGGTACTCCCCTATGAAATTGCACCTGCACAAAATGAAAAAAGCCGGATAACTACTGTCAAAGTAGCTATCCGGCCATTAGGTCACTCATTATGTACGGTGCCCTTGCTCGGTATCTCTTACATTACCCTTTACTTTTCTTCTGGCTACCACCCTGCGGGTTAGCCCGCAGCCATTAAAAGATATTTTAATTATATTTCTGCACTGGCTGCATTTAATAAATACCCCACCCTTTTCCGGGGCACCATCCAGATCAAAGAGACGCCGGCTGCAGACCGGGCAATAAATCTGTTGCAGCATAAAAACCCACCCCCCTTGTAGAGCTTGTATGGATTAATGTAGGCATATTATAGCACCGAACATTTGTTCTGTGCCACCCGCTAAACAAGCCATAATTAACCAAATAATTCAGAAAACTCTACCATAATAAGGAAAACCCGGTTTTTCTAAGTCTGAGATGTTTTTTGGAAACAAAAAGTACCCCCCTAAGCCCTAGGAAGGTACCCATCAATAGCCACTTAACCTTTTGCTGTTGACCTTTCCCCTAATAATCCAATAGGTTTCATTGCCATCGAAACTGCCTTTCCACGCAAGCTCTTCCTTGCAATTAGTACATATTAGGTGGCCCTCGTTATTTTCAAGATCCACAGCAGATGCTATGATTCTATGAACCTGCAGCTTTATTAAATTCCCCTTACTACCCTTTGCATATATTACCATGGGTGTTTTGCAATTCCCACAGGAAACCTCAAGCGGAAAGGTGTTTCTTTTTTTTCTATATTTAGGGTTTTTATATTTCATGTTGTTATCCCCCCACGCCCTATTGTTTCTTATACCGGCAGTATTGTCAACACCGGTTTTAACAACACCTATAAAGCATTTACCTTATTAACACGATAAAGTATTTGGTCAAAAAAATACCCTGTCGGACCAGAACTGCAGCTCGACGGGGTATTTAATTTCTATCTTTAGTTTTACTTCCCTTTACCAAACGACTAGCTGCCCAGTAAATGGCAACCCCAAGGCTGGCCCCGGTGCTATCAATTAAAACATCCCGAACCTCTCCACTTCTGCCGGGGATAAATAATTGATGGATTTCATCCGATATGGCATAAAGAACACAAATTCCCAGAGTTATAAGCACGCTGCGGTAACCAGGTACACCACTTCTTCTAAGGGCATTTATCACTAACATGCCCAATACCAAATAGGCAAAAAAGTGGGCGTTCTTTCTTACTATATTATTGAAACTTCTTATATCAAACTCCGCATTGGGAGCAATTTTTTCTACTGTTTTTACAATAAGCTCTGTTATTCCTGTGCTTAATTCGTTTGATACTGTTGCCGGCTGGTGTGATAAATGGAATATCAATGCCATCCATAGAATAACAAGTGACCAAGAAAGAAATTTTTTAATGGACATATATTTTTCCTTTTTTATCACTCTTTAGTAACCGCTGCCTCATCAAGTGCAATAATCTTTCTTAGGTACTCTAGAAATCCTTCTCGCAAATCTTCTCTTCTTAATGCATGCTCTACAGTGGCCTCTAAAAAGCCCTGTTTGTCTCCTACATCATACCTTCTACCTTCAAAGCTATAAGCATAAACCGCCTCTTGCCGAGCCAGTTCTTTTAAGGCATCAGTTAGTTGAATCTCTCCACCTTTTCCCGGTTGGGTATGTTCTAGAATATCAAATATAGCGGAATTAATAATGTATCTACCTAAAATAGCTACATTAGAGGGTGCATCTTTTATAGCAGGTTTTTCTATTAAATCCTTAACCTTATATACCTTACCCTCGATATGTTTTCCATCCACTATGCCATATTTATTAACATCTTCTTCCGGTACTTCCTGAACCCCTAAAACTGTGGTCTTATATTCTTGATAAACCTCTATCATTTGCTTTAGGCAAGGCTTATCTGCATAGACTATGTCATCCCCTAATAGCACTGCAAAGGGTTCATTGCCGATAAAGCTTTTGGCGCAGTAAATGGCATGGCCTAATCCCTTTGGCTCCTTTTGACGGATATAATGAATATTCACCATATCTGAGATTTTCCTAACCTCTTTTAGCAGATCATCTTTGCCCTTCTTCTCTAATTCAAGCTCTAGTTCGATGGATCTATCAAAGTGATCCTCAATGGACTTTTTGTTTCTGCCGGTGATAATCAATATTTCATCTATACCAGAATCCACAGCCTCTTCGATAATGTATTGTAGTGTTGGTTTATCCACTATGGGTAACATTTCTTTAGGTTGTGCCTTTGTAGCCGGTAAGAAACGAGTACCTAAACCTGCCGCCGGTATAATTGCTTTGCGTACATTCATTTAGCTGGCCCCCTTAATCCCTACTATATAAATCCCTAGATCACATCTGATATGTCTTTAAATGTTGACTTAACTACCTGCCGGCAAGGATCTGTACAATACTTATTCACTAACTTATCAAAAGGTAAATTGTCCTTTTCTGACATAAATGCATCACGTTTTGGATTAAAATGCACGGACTTAATTGCTGCCGAATTATATTTAACAGCTTCTTGTATATCAACTTCCTGATACATCATCCCATCTTTTATTTCATCAAATAACACTTGTCCAGCCTTACTATTTATAAATAGTAATGAAGTTCCCTTATCATCATTCATTTCGGGTAATATGTTTTGAATACCCCAAAAATCAGCCAAAGTTATATCACTTTGACGGTTTAATCCTTTAAATTTACAATGGTAGCAAGATGGCCTTAAACAGACATCCTTTAAAAAGGCTCTCATGTATAAATCTTTACGAAGATTTTGCAGATACTCTGTATTATTCTTAAATAAGAATAATACAGA encodes:
- a CDS encoding LCP family protein, with the protein product MAKKIRIKKKLPLIIFSLLMVGVFFVGYAVATEFFFPKHPTSVVNDDEKDDKDILNERLNFLLLGMDARDGEAVARTDSIIFVSIDKESNQMSMLSIPRDTRVQIPGYGNDKINAANVFGGPELASEAVSKLLGVDIDYYVLTNFNGFKGIVDAIGGVDYYVDRDMRYYDPVDGTRIELKEGQQVLDGDKALQLVRFRNYPNGDIERAEQQQRFLKALAQQMLQPSTVTKIHRLVPAINDAVETNLGVSQMIRLAKAAANFGSAEIVTQTLPGRFADIDGISYWFVEPEDAHQAVMALFEGKTLDVIQGTTIVQNTKPTPPPAQKQEERKDENKDVNTEQEVQGSDAEPVGETNKPEEETEEGDNPVKDEDTGTAPEPAQPESNDDTTPWLPSNDEVQ
- a CDS encoding WecB/TagA/CpsF family glycosyltransferase gives rise to the protein MRIELLGAYIDALNMNETVDKLAGFVKSGRPHQVITLNPEYLYRAQGRQDLLDLVNRVDLVTADGTGIVWAAKMAGTPVPERVTGIDLMLRLCARGDYEGWRVFLLGASPGVAQEAGEKLKEQFPGLDIVGTHHGYFTDGESRRIVDLICEAKPHLLFVALGMPRQEEWIARHQPKMGVPVAMGVGGSFDVISGRKERAPLWAQRMKIEWLYRLVKEPSRFRRQLVLPKFAALVIKRYVWKA
- a CDS encoding D-Ala-D-Ala carboxypeptidase family metallohydrolase, with the protein product MGSKGSEVVELQRQLAAAGFKPGPADGIFGPLTKDAVLALQGYCGLSMDGIVGEESRRALQLLGGGPAVQKRRLTANFKEGEFACPCCGRLKINIRLVHLLERLRSGLGNYPVVITSGYRCPQHNRRVGGATGSEHVLGNAADIRVQGTAPEKVASAAEGLGFPGVGRYSSFTHVDVRLGHLARWRG
- a CDS encoding YvrJ family protein, whose translation is MEELLQAIGNYGFPMVIAGYLLVRMEPVIRDLQRSVTLLTMVVARQSDIDVEHLKKIVDGKW
- a CDS encoding copper amine oxidase N-terminal domain-containing protein, whose product is MKKRLITLLTLCIFFFSTSLAMAASPSIYINGDQLVTEKPAIVKDGRTLLPLRVVFEALDQEVNWNAENKSITSGDIWLQIDNPVAKVDGKEMKLDVPAQLIDGSTYVPLRFVAESLGKEVNWIANEKRIDIIDIEDEEELDEEELDEEEELDDEELDDEEALDDEEDEEEEDEEEDEDEEVEEDEEK
- a CDS encoding CBO0543 family protein; translated protein: MGLFLHYREIQAQSEADRLLREYWLKETFLHWEWWLMLALTIIPWIIWWKIVDRKRLFEILTYGFFVMMISIILDAVGVEFDLWDYRHRIVPFFDVFVTYDMAVMPVIYMVIYQFFNGWKSFIIASILVSAVFAFISEPLLVWMDLYLLINWSYFYSFPIYFAIALAFKYVMIKLIKISARGL
- a CDS encoding DUF2922 domain-containing protein, translated to MGATLEMIFVNAGGSRVTLRVADPQPALDEQQVRDAMEAIVEKDVFTSSGGSLVGIVAARIVTREVTDLNILQ
- a CDS encoding DUF1659 domain-containing protein; amino-acid sequence: MAVIRNITDSTLRLKLQTGTDHQGNPVFVNRSYRNIKMDAEDQKVYEVAELLAGLQTFTLNAIERIDANQLIEQ
- a CDS encoding RNA polymerase sigma factor; translated protein: MIRTNKKMKRVGCFPTRTPRKDDFSEYVYCFADGSKSVIARSELSPEIDAVMYEMLRAEGNNNEVQIEKHRAYAKGQEKQDALLHMQPSSGDFEENVILGVELREAMKLLQARQRELIYKKFIEGKSNTQIAREEGVTEGAIRARLRKIRNKLRLFKGSMN
- a CDS encoding VanZ family protein — encoded protein: MSIKKFLSWSLVILWMALIFHLSHQPATVSNELSTGITELIVKTVEKIAPNAEFDIRSFNNIVRKNAHFFAYLVLGMLVINALRRSGVPGYRSVLITLGICVLYAISDEIHQLFIPGRSGEVRDVLIDSTGASLGVAIYWAASRLVKGSKTKDRN
- the galU gene encoding UTP--glucose-1-phosphate uridylyltransferase GalU, which translates into the protein MNVRKAIIPAAGLGTRFLPATKAQPKEMLPIVDKPTLQYIIEEAVDSGIDEILIITGRNKKSIEDHFDRSIELELELEKKGKDDLLKEVRKISDMVNIHYIRQKEPKGLGHAIYCAKSFIGNEPFAVLLGDDIVYADKPCLKQMIEVYQEYKTTVLGVQEVPEEDVNKYGIVDGKHIEGKVYKVKDLIEKPAIKDAPSNVAILGRYIINSAIFDILEHTQPGKGGEIQLTDALKELARQEAVYAYSFEGRRYDVGDKQGFLEATVEHALRREDLREGFLEYLRKIIALDEAAVTKE